In Petrotoga sp. 9PW.55.5.1, the DNA window TACTGCATCCCAAACCCAAATATTTCCTTCAGAATCTATTTTATCATATAGCATCACGTGATCTATTGTGGAATCATTATCAGCATCATAGAAAATTAGGTCACCACTATTTCTTGTTTTTTTATCGAATAGGGATAAATATATACATTAGCCTCATTATGCTACATATAATTCCAAAAACTATAAAAATATTTTGCAAAGGAAATATAGTTGCTAATACTCCAGTTAAAGCAAAAGGTCTTAAAGAATTGTCCTTTTACTTATCTGCCTTCTTACTCATCGGTAACTAATTTTAAACGTTTTCCCATAAGCACATAAAGCAAGATTACTAAAGGTAATATTATTAAGAAATTTAAAAGATATTGACTTACTTCTACTTGACCTAACATGGAAGTTCTAAGATTATTCGCCAAATAAGTAGTTGGAATGAATTTAGCCATTAATTGAAGTGGTTGAGGCATTTGTTCCAACGGGAAATACACTGGTGCACACATATACATAAGGAAACTCAAAGCTACACTAAGAACTGTTCCTTGCTCATACCTTTTAGAATAAAGACCTATGAAAGCACCGATTGGAATCAAAGAAAAAATAGATATTATTATGGATAGAAAAAAGTATACATTCAAAAAATTGACAATTCCCAAAAAAGGCATTATAATAAAAAATATTATAAACACAGGAAGTTGCAATGCTAAATAATAAAGTACTATTCCAACTACCAGAGAAAAACCTTGTATTGGAAGAGTACGGAAAATTTCAAATCCTCCAGAAAGTCTTAGTTGAACAAGATATTGCCCTAAACTTGTTACGGATATGCTTATTACTCCAGCAAGTAGAGAACCACTAATAAGATAGGGCAGTCTTTCCTGGGCTAAGGGGCCTAAATTCATTATTAAAAAAAATAAAAGCAGACATGGAAAAACTATAGACAGAGTATAAGTGAAAGGGCCCCAAAATCTAATACTTCTTAAAAATACTTTGAACAACAACAATGTATCTTTAAATAATTCTTTAA includes these proteins:
- a CDS encoding ABC transporter permease; the encoded protein is MKIKELFKDTLLLFKVFLRSIRFWGPFTYTLSIVFPCLLLFFLIMNLGPLAQERLPYLISGSLLAGVISISVTSLGQYLVQLRLSGGFEIFRTLPIQGFSLVVGIVLYYLALQLPVFIIFFIIMPFLGIVNFLNVYFFLSIIISIFSLIPIGAFIGLYSKRYEQGTVLSVALSFLMYMCAPVYFPLEQMPQPLQLMAKFIPTTYLANNLRTSMLGQVEVSQYLLNFLIILPLVILLYVLMGKRLKLVTDE